The stretch of DNA GCCTCCATAGTACGGATATTTGCTTGCCAACGATGTAAAATGAACTATTGAAGCAGGTTTTGCTATGCGCTTTTTGCGAAGCAATTTTGAATTTAATTCAACAATAGCATTAAAGTTTATTGAAAAAACATTGTCAATATCGTTGTGGCTAACAAATTTTGCCGGCAAATGGTGCGTGATAGCTGCAGAATGCACAATGCCGTCTAATTGAGGCAACTGCTCCACAAGCTCGTCTTGTTTCTCACCATCGGTTAAATCTAAACAGTAAAATTTGTGCTCACTGTTTTCAAGTAAGTTGTAAGTTTCTTCAGTTCTGGTTTTGTCTCTGCCGACAATAACAACCTTAGCACCCATTTTACTCAAATCAATAGCCACTTGTTTCCCAATTCCTGAGCTTGCTCCGGTTATTAATATTGTTTTTCCTTTAATGCAAAAACTATTGTCAATCATTATCAATCTCGTGTTTTAGTATTCAATTAAATCGGGACAAGAAATATTATCAAGTTCAAAAACTACTGAGCCCCACGACAAACCGACACCAAAGCCGTTTGCTAAAATACAAACATTTTTTGTCGAAACTTCATTCTGTAGTTTGTCCACAATAGTAAGAGGTATAGATGCCGAGCTTGTATTTCCGAAATGTTGTAGCGTAGAAGGTGTTTTTTCGGGTTCAAGTTTAAGCAGCTTGCGTAGTGTGTCGTTTATAAGTTTATTGGCTTGGTGGAATACAAAGAAGTCAATGTCGTCGGTTGTTTTGTCTATGTATTTAAGCGTTTTTTTAATATTCGGAACAACTTCGCGAAGAGCAAAATTAAAAACCTGTATCCCATTGAGTGTCAAATGAAACATGTTTCTGTGTATTCCGTTTTCGTACTTTTTATATTCAAAAGATTTTTTGCTGATAAAGTTTCGCACTCCGCTATGAGGCATAATTATAGCGTCGTAGCCGGATCCATCCGATTGCAGATTGTAATGTATGGGCTTGGCATTATCGTCAAAAGTCAATGCTGTTGCCGTTCCTGCATCACCAAAAAGCGGATAGGTACTTTTATCGCGGTACGAAACATTTATGGTAGAAATATCGCCGACAAGGAGCAAAGCTTTTTTTATTCCCGAAACTTGCATTATAGAAGTCGCAGCCGACATGGCGTACACCCAGCCCGAGCAGCCCATCCCAATATCAAAACTCATACAATTGTGCGAAAGTCCCAAACGATCTTGTAAAATTCCGGAAGTTGACGGAACCATGTAATCTCTGGATTGGCTGACGAATATCAGTAATTCTATATCATTTTTATCCCAATTCAGACTTTTGATAAGTTGTTCGGCAGCTTCAAAACACAAATCTGAAGTCGTTACTCCCCTTGGTGCAAATCTTCGACTTTCAACACCAACATTTTTAATAATCGATGCTCTATCTTTTTTCGGAATCCAATTGTAATCTATATTCCAAACTTCTTGCTTTGGAACGCAGGCAGATATACCTTTTATTGTTACATTTTGGGTCGAAAAAATAGCCATCTAAGAACGCGATTTAATAATTTCAAACAAATCGTTAATGGTTTTGGAGTTTTGTATGTCGTTAGCGTCAATTGTAACATCGTACTCGGTTTTTACCAACGCAATTAAAATCAAGGCATTTATAGAGTTCCATTCAAAAACGTCTCTAAAAATACTGTCGGGTTTTAATGTGCCGGGAGTAATATCTTCATACTCATCTTCAACCTTTTTTATAAAATCGTTAATATCCATATAAGTCGGTAAGTTATGTTCATTTATAATGCAAAGATAAAATATTTACAGATAGTTGAGAAATTTTATATAATTGTTTTAATTTTGCTAATAGAATGAGTAAAGACAAGAAATTCAAACTTCTTTTAATAAATCCTGTTCCCAGACATAGACGAGGTCTGCGAATGCGAATAGCCACAACCTATCCGCCAGTGGCTCTCGGAATTGTTGCAGCTCTCACTCCCGATAATTGGGATGTTAAATTAATAGATGAAAATTTCGATGATTTTGTTTTTACAGAAGCCGATTTAGTTGCATTTACTTCTTTTACGGCATCGGCTCCACGCGTGTACGAGCTTGCAGCAATTTACCGACAACATAATATTAAAACGGTTTATGGTGGCGTGCATGCTTCCATTTGTACCGATGAAGCTATAAATTACGTAGATGTTGTTGTTAAGGGAGAAGCCGAAACGGTGTGGACTGATGTATTATCCGATTTTGAAAGTAATAATTTAAAGCAAATATACGAAGGCAAGCGTTGCGATCCGGTTAAATTCCCAATGCCACGTTACGACCTATATAATAAAAAGTACCTGTTTCATGGAATTGTTACTTCTCGCGGTTGTCCTATGAATTGCGATTTCTGCTCGGTATCGGTATATAGCGGAACAAAACAACGATTCAGAGATATTGATGATATTTTAGATGAAATTGAAATTTTACCTACAAAGTATTTTATATTCTTCGACGATAACATTATCGGTTATGGTAAGCATGGAAAAGAAAGAGCAATAGAACTTTTTAAGGGAATGGTAAAAAGGGATATAAAAAAACATTGGATTGCTCAAGCAACTT from Lentimicrobiaceae bacterium encodes:
- a CDS encoding SDR family NAD(P)-dependent oxidoreductase, which translates into the protein MIDNSFCIKGKTILITGASSGIGKQVAIDLSKMGAKVVIVGRDKTRTEETYNLLENSEHKFYCLDLTDGEKQDELVEQLPQLDGIVHSAAITHHLPAKFVSHNDIDNVFSINFNAIVELNSKLLRKKRIAKPASIVHFTSLASKYPYYGGSIYAASKAALEVYSRCLAIELADRQIRVNCVQPSFVKTPMVETATNNIGYDVVESSKRLMPLEIVDIEDVSKTVSFLISDASKWISGAIIPLGGG
- a CDS encoding ketoacyl-ACP synthase III; the protein is MAIFSTQNVTIKGISACVPKQEVWNIDYNWIPKKDRASIIKNVGVESRRFAPRGVTTSDLCFEAAEQLIKSLNWDKNDIELLIFVSQSRDYMVPSTSGILQDRLGLSHNCMSFDIGMGCSGWVYAMSAATSIMQVSGIKKALLLVGDISTINVSYRDKSTYPLFGDAGTATALTFDDNAKPIHYNLQSDGSGYDAIIMPHSGVRNFISKKSFEYKKYENGIHRNMFHLTLNGIQVFNFALREVVPNIKKTLKYIDKTTDDIDFFVFHQANKLINDTLRKLLKLEPEKTPSTLQHFGNTSSASIPLTIVDKLQNEVSTKNVCILANGFGVGLSWGSVVFELDNISCPDLIEY
- a CDS encoding acyl carrier protein, with translation MDINDFIKKVEDEYEDITPGTLKPDSIFRDVFEWNSINALILIALVKTEYDVTIDANDIQNSKTINDLFEIIKSRS
- a CDS encoding radical SAM protein yields the protein MSKDKKFKLLLINPVPRHRRGLRMRIATTYPPVALGIVAALTPDNWDVKLIDENFDDFVFTEADLVAFTSFTASAPRVYELAAIYRQHNIKTVYGGVHASICTDEAINYVDVVVKGEAETVWTDVLSDFESNNLKQIYEGKRCDPVKFPMPRYDLYNKKYLFHGIVTSRGCPMNCDFCSVSVYSGTKQRFRDIDDILDEIEILPTKYFIFFDDNIIGYGKHGKERAIELFKGMVKRDIKKHWIAQATLQIANEPEVLKWAAKSGCKILFIGIEAEVSSSLKDAHKNLNLKIGVENYRKSFKKIHKYGMGVLGSFIFGFDSDTAKMLYDRGNFIIKSNVDTYQTTILTPLSGTPLYRRLKEEGRLLKTNYPGDWDYYNMREHVFKLNNMSCDEFINTMDDVWHKIYNRRTARWKFIRTLINTKSLLVAIWTYGSIYNYYNFVFEEEILAKNPKYYKWLKKYPKKYLQEKNRHN